Part of the Streptomyces europaeiscabiei genome is shown below.
ACGCGGCCCGGTTGTCGAGGCTCTCCCAGTACGCGACCTTGCCGCCGAAGCCGAGCCGCGCGGGATCGTGCTCCTTCATGAACACCGCCCGGCCCCGGGTGAACAGCCAGTCACCCGCCGGGTCGTCGCCCTTGCGGGCCAGCATCCGGTCCATCCAGAAATCGGTGCCGTTCCCTGCTCTCCGATCGGCGTCGTACTGGGCGCGCATCGTGCGACGAACCGTGAACCCGGCGGGTAACTCCGGTACGGGCTCCGCCGATCCGGAGTACACGGGGTAGCCGATCGCCGAGTTGTCGGCCCGCGCCGGAGCGGCGGCGGCGAGCGGGACGAGCAGCCCTACGGCCAGCGCTCCGGCCAGGGCTGCGCGCCGGTGCCGTCTTCGTGGTCCGCGCACGGCTACCGCCCCCTCCCGGTGTCGCTGTCGCTGTCCGGACTCTCGGACCGGCCCTCCTCGGCCGTCGTCGGCAGCCACACCCGCATCGTCGAGGGGCCCCTGTCCGCCCAGGAGTGGTAGGGCACGAGGACGATCCCGGTGGGGCGGGCGGACCGCTGTCCGGTGGGGTGCTCCAGCGGCTCGTACGGCCAGGCCGCCTCGCTCCGCCCTGCCTGTACGGCGACCTCCCCGGCGACGACGACCGTGCCGCCCGTCCCCTCCGTACCGTCACCGCCCGGCCCGTCCTCGGGGTCGGCGGACGTGTCCACCCGGATCGCGTCGACCTCGTGGCCGTCCGGGAGGTCCACGGACTCGGCGCAGTACACCAGCGGACCGCGCTGGACGGCCACCGTGCCGCGTACGGCGTCGATGCGGGGGTCGGCGTGGATCCAGCGCGGGGCGACGGGCAGTTCGAGCCGTATCTCGTCGCCGGGCCGGAAAATTCGGGTGACCGCCGTCGCGCCCGGGGTGACCGGGCGGCGTACGCCGTCGGGGCCGACCAGCCACGCCGGTGCGCCCGCCGCCCACGCGGGCACCCGCAGCGACAGGGTCCATGGGTGGGCGGGGGAACGGCCGATCCGGACGGTGACGGTCCCGCCGGACGGGTAGTCGGTGCGGACCCGCAGGGCGATGCTCCGGCCGCCCTTGAGCGAGGTGACGATCTCGGCGTCGGCGTACTGGTGCAGTTGCACCCCCTCGTCGTCCGCCGTCGCCAGGTAGGCCGGCAGGTGGGCCAGGGTCCGCGCCACGTTGGTCGGGCAGCACGACACCGCGAACCAGGGGGCGCGCAGTCCCGAGTCCGCCCGGGGGCTGTCGACGTCCGCCCGCGGTGCGACACCCCGGTGCCGCCGGTGCAGGGTGTTGGCGTAGAAGAAGGACCGGCCGTCCCCGGACGGCGAGGTCGCGACCACGTTGAACAGGGTCCGTTCGACGAGGTCGGCGAAGCGGGGTTCGCCCGTGGCGAGCAGCAGCCGCCAGCCGAGCATCACGGAGGCGACGCCGGCGCAGGTCTCCGAGTAGGCGCGGTCCGGGGGCAGGACGAAGTCGGCGCCGAAGGACTCGTCGCGGTGGTGGGAGCCCATGCCGCCGGTGAGGTAGGTACGGCGGGCGACCGCGGCCTCCCACTGGCGTACGACGGCGGCGAGCAGTTCGTCGTCGCCCCTCTCCACGGCCACGTCGACGGCTCCGGCGGCGAGGTAGAGGGCGCGGACGGCGTGACCGCGCAGGACCGTGGCACGGCGGACCGGGACGTCGTCCTGGAAGTAGGCGCGGCCGAACTCGCCCTCGGCGAGGGAGCCGTGGCCGCGCCGGTCGACGAACAGCGCGGCCTGGTCGAGGTAGCGCTGCCGGCCGGTGAGCCGGGCCAGTTCGACGAGGGCCGACTCGATCTGCGGATGACCGCAGACGGCCTCGGTGCCGCCCGGCCCGAAGGTGGCGCAGACGTGGTCGGCGGCCCGCTGGGCGATCTTCGAGAGTTCGCCCGCGCCCCGGGCGCGGGCCTGGGCCACACCGGCCTGGACCAAATGCCCCTGGCAGTACAGCTCGTGGCCCTCTTCGAGGTCGCTGTACCGGGCGGTCTGTCCCGGGCGGCCGAAGGCGGTGCTCAGATAGCCGTCCGGGTCCTGGGCGGGGGCGACGAGGTCGGTGAGGGCGGTGATCTCGGCGTCCAGCGGGGCGCCGTCGCCGTTCGCGGCCTCCCAGGCCATGGCTTCGAGCAGCTTGTAGACCTCGGAGTCGGCGAACTCCCGGCCACGCCGGTCCCGCTCGATCCTGCCCTCGACCGCGGCCCGGAAGTTGCCGGTCCAGCCGACGCGGTCCATCCAGTCACGGCAGTGGCCGAGCGTGGCGGTCGTGTTGGTGTGCCGTCGCCGGGCCCAGAACCCCCCGGTGATCCTGACCTCGTCGAGGCCGAGCGGCCGCAGCCGGCCACGGGTCGGCGCCACGGGCAGGACGGTCGACGTCACCGCGTTCTCCCTCACCTGTTCATGCCTTCGGATCGTCCCTTCGGTCGTCGGTGGGCGGTCCACGTCGTCGTGTCGCGCGGATGCGTCGGCGCGGCGGGTCGCGTGTGCGCGTCAGCCCTTGAGCGCGCCGGACATGAAGCCCCGGATGTAGTGCCGTTGCAGCAGCAGGAAGAGGAGCAGACAGGGCACGGCGAGGACCACCACGCCCGCCTCGGTCGCGCCGTAGTCGACGGCGCCCATGCTCTGCTGCCGCAGATTGGCGACGGCCAGCGGCAGGGGTGCCTTCTCGCTGTCGGAGATGAGGATCAGGGGTGCGATGAAGTCGTTCCAGGCGGCGAGGAACGCGAAGAGCCCCACGGTGATCAGCCCCGGCCGCACCGCCGGGAGGAGCACCCGGCGCAGCGCGCCCGCCGTGCCGCAGCCGTCGACGAGCGCCGACTCCTCCAGTTCGCGCGGCACCGCCTCGAAGGAGATCCGCATCATGAAGGTGGCGAACGGCAGCTGGAACATGGCCAGGACGAGACTCAGCCCGACCAGCGAGTTCTGCAGGTGCAGCCTGCCGAGCAGGACGTAGAGCGGGATCAGGAGGGTGGCGTACGGAACCATGAGGATGGCCAGGGTCAGCAGGAACAGCAGGTTCTTGCCGGGGAAGTCGAAGCGGGCGAAGGCGTAGCCGCCGAGCAGGGAGACGCCGAGGGTGAGGGCGACGGTCAGCGCCGAGACGACCGTGCTGTTCAGCAGGTACTGCCACAGTCCGGCGTCGTAGTCGAGCAGCGTCCGGTAGTTGCCGAGGCCGTGGCCCTCGTCCTGTGCGGTGCCGGGCTGGGGGCTGACCGACGCCCAGGTGTTCCACAGCAGGGGGAAGAGGAAGATGACGGCCAGCCCTCCGGCTACGACGTAGTACGGCGTACGGCCGAGGGTGCGGGCAGGCACGGTCGGGGTTCCTCTCATGACTCGTCGGCGCGGCGCAGGCCGCGGAACTGGAGGGCGTTGAGCAGGAGCAGCACGGCCAGCACGATGATCGACAGGGCCGCCGCGGTGCCGAGGTCCAGCCGCTGGAAGGCCTCGCGGTAGATCAACTGCACGACGGTGA
Proteins encoded:
- a CDS encoding carbohydrate ABC transporter permease, giving the protein MPARTLGRTPYYVVAGGLAVIFLFPLLWNTWASVSPQPGTAQDEGHGLGNYRTLLDYDAGLWQYLLNSTVVSALTVALTLGVSLLGGYAFARFDFPGKNLLFLLTLAILMVPYATLLIPLYVLLGRLHLQNSLVGLSLVLAMFQLPFATFMMRISFEAVPRELEESALVDGCGTAGALRRVLLPAVRPGLITVGLFAFLAAWNDFIAPLILISDSEKAPLPLAVANLRQQSMGAVDYGATEAGVVVLAVPCLLLFLLLQRHYIRGFMSGALKG
- a CDS encoding glycoside hydrolase family 127 protein, which translates into the protein MTSTVLPVAPTRGRLRPLGLDEVRITGGFWARRRHTNTTATLGHCRDWMDRVGWTGNFRAAVEGRIERDRRGREFADSEVYKLLEAMAWEAANGDGAPLDAEITALTDLVAPAQDPDGYLSTAFGRPGQTARYSDLEEGHELYCQGHLVQAGVAQARARGAGELSKIAQRAADHVCATFGPGGTEAVCGHPQIESALVELARLTGRQRYLDQAALFVDRRGHGSLAEGEFGRAYFQDDVPVRRATVLRGHAVRALYLAAGAVDVAVERGDDELLAAVVRQWEAAVARRTYLTGGMGSHHRDESFGADFVLPPDRAYSETCAGVASVMLGWRLLLATGEPRFADLVERTLFNVVATSPSGDGRSFFYANTLHRRHRGVAPRADVDSPRADSGLRAPWFAVSCCPTNVARTLAHLPAYLATADDEGVQLHQYADAEIVTSLKGGRSIALRVRTDYPSGGTVTVRIGRSPAHPWTLSLRVPAWAAGAPAWLVGPDGVRRPVTPGATAVTRIFRPGDEIRLELPVAPRWIHADPRIDAVRGTVAVQRGPLVYCAESVDLPDGHEVDAIRVDTSADPEDGPGGDGTEGTGGTVVVAGEVAVQAGRSEAAWPYEPLEHPTGQRSARPTGIVLVPYHSWADRGPSTMRVWLPTTAEEGRSESPDSDSDTGRGR